Proteins found in one Zea mays cultivar B73 chromosome 1, Zm-B73-REFERENCE-NAM-5.0, whole genome shotgun sequence genomic segment:
- the LOC103636577 gene encoding pathogenesis-related protein PRB1-2: MAFPKPTSRLAALAALAAAMAAAMMAATASAQNTPQDFVNLHNRARAADGVGPVAWDARVARYAQDYAAKRAGDCRLVHSGGPFGENIFWGSAGRAWSAADALRSWVDEKRNYHLSSNTCDPGKVCGHYTQVVWRRSTRIGCARVVCADNRGVFIVCSYDPPGNVNGQRPFLTLDAAAK; the protein is encoded by the coding sequence ATGGCGTTTCCGAAGCCTACTAGTCGTCTAGCCGCGCTAGCTGCCCTCGctgcggccatggcggcggcgatGATGGCCGCGACCGCCTCGGCGCAGAACACGCCGCAGGACTTCGTGAATCTGCACAACCGCGCGCGCGCGGCGGACGGCGTGGGCCCGGTGGCGTGGGACGCCAGGGTGGCCAGGTACGCGCAGGACTACGCGGCGAAGCGCGCCGGGGACTGCCGGCTGGTGCACTCGGGCGGGCCGTTCGGCGAGAACATCTTCTGGGGCTCGGCGGGGCGGGCGTGGAGCGCCGCCGACGCGCTGCGGTCGTGGGTGGACGAGAAGAGGAACTACCACCTGAGCAGCAACACCTGCGACCCCGGCAAGGTGTGCGGCCACTACACGCAGGTGGTGTGGCGCAGGTCCACCCGCATCGGCTGCGCGCGCGTCGTCTGCGCCGACAACCGCGGCGTCTTCATCGTCTGCAGCTACGACCCCCCGGGCAACGTCAACGGCCAGCGCCCGTTCCTCACTCTCGACGCGGCTGCCAAGTAG
- the LOC100285216 gene encoding EID1-like F-box protein 1 produces the protein MALVVKRYRCTHSVSCACLKGHVREDAMYLVFKHMNWNPKMIAILSSVCKWFDEFAKRVLWKEFCHARAPKMMKDLHSDGSHIVDGNWKALGKLLIYCAGCPSGDLFSNIHDPVPGHFVYRTRFSRTLGKSLLAPQCRSDALYVSESCEHLDQGEEGDLGLFRGIFKSFAASKMKKMLIERQANFHLNKMCPYCKTKLWDLMQPNMIPSSAAVRLGAEDGSVEYYVCLNGHILGSCTLIPISDSEGTKEE, from the coding sequence ATGGCATTGGTGGTGAAGCGGTACCGATGTACGCACTCCGTGAGCTGTGCTTGCCTCAAGGGCCATGTCAGGGAGGATGCAATGTATCTCGTGTTTAAACACATGAACTGGAACCCGAAGATGATTGCTATCTTATCAAGTGTATGTAAGTGGTTCGATGAATTTGCCAAGAGGGTGCTCTGGAAGGAATTCTGCCATGCCAGGGCACCAAAGATGATGAAGGATTTGCACTCTGACGGAAGTCATATCGTTGATGGCAACTGGAAGGCCCTAGGGAAGCTTCTTATCTATTGCGCAGGGTGCCCTAGTGGAGACCTGTTCAGTAATATCCATGACCCAGTCCCGGGGCACTTTGTCTACAGAACCCGTTTTTCTAGGACATTGGGGAAGAGCTTACTGGCGCCACAGTGCAGGTCTGATGCGTTGTATGTCTCAGAGTCCTGTGAACATCTTGACCAGGGCGAGGAAGGTGACTTGGGCCTCTTCCGGGGTATCTTCAAGTCGTTTGCTGCGTCGAAGATGAAGAAAATGTTGATTGAGAGGCAGGCAAACTTCCATTTGAATAAGATGTGTCCTTATTGTAAGACAAAGCTATGGGACTTGATGCAACCAAATATGATACCAAGTAGTGCCGCCGTGAGATTGGGTGCGGAAGATGGTTCTGTTGAGTACTATGTATGCCTTAATGGGCACATCCTTGGTTCATGCACTCTGATACCCATCTCTGATTCTGAGGGCACAAAGGAAGAGTGA